From a single Maylandia zebra isolate NMK-2024a linkage group LG3, Mzebra_GT3a, whole genome shotgun sequence genomic region:
- the LOC101470426 gene encoding uncharacterized protein LOC101470426 isoform X1, whose translation MEIYREEEEIPDPHMFRTVLGMFEGRPHMQRIIRCGLLGIDYDDDLDDPGNDDYVTGSWSHDFHGYPANRLRSSSAVYQPVYPSARNSSCPSPLRFQTKEHDAERKARLLEESKKMKDKAEKKRLKKRKQKERKRLEKLEKDKLNPEKNEEGKDDAEEGEAVNDEHRANNNTSVKPQASAKDTDSSDSSDVSSDEDGNSKNDSGDSEELDMTSSFVRKAALIAMHKLEQKPKLEKKEKRKMPEKEEYKTVPEKSHEEREAAKKDSAASSVPSFEDHVKISTELAVIGNKHASAGDFNMAVKYFTDAIKHNPKEFKLFGNRSFCFEKLQEYEKALMDAELSLGICPGWDKGLYRKGRALAGLKRYEEAALAFTEVLKLDSSCAEAAQELMRVQITQLMEFGFTREQSSNALIIHGTVKKALEVLSKLNDRPGALPNGSLPPVQVANVTGVSPILSANTIAAPAAAVRPAQSKDALKKTLMNKPLGAVQNTSAAQSQSKPILTQPMKASNGVNRPSLELFPVWVGNLNFPVTDSMLANLFNKVGVVYSVKVLTAKRCAFVNYTKQEHCDEAIRRFHGFELNHNKLAVRYPDRIPAGLGISRSALRADDLPD comes from the exons ATGGAGATTTATAGAGAAGAGGAGG aGATTCCGGATCCTCATATGTTC AGAACTGTTTTAGGGATGTTTGAAGGACGTCCTCATATGCAAAGAATAATAAGATGTGGCCTTCTTG GTATTGACTACGATGACGATCTAGACGACCCAGGCAATGATGATTATGTTACCGGTAGTTGGAGTCATGATTTCCATGGATACCCTGCAAACCGCCTGAGGTCATCCAGCGCTGTATATCAGCCTGTATACCCTTCAGCCCGTAATTCTTCTTGCCCGTCCCCTTTAAGATTTCAGACAAAGGAGCAC GATGCTGAGAGAAAAGCCAGATTATTAGAAGAatctaaaaaaatgaaagacaaaGCTGAGAAGAAGCGGCTTAAGAAACGG AAACAGAAGGAAAGGAAACGTctcgagaagctggagaaggaCAAGCTGAACCCTGAAAAAAACGAGGAG GGAAAAGATGATGCAGAGGAGGGTGAAGCTGTTAATGATGAACACAGAGCCAATAACAATACTAGTGTTAAACCGCAGGCCTCAGCCAAAGATACAGACAGCAGTGACAGTAGCGACGTTTCCAGTGATGAAGACGGCAACTCCAAGAACGACTCAGGCGACTCAGAG GAACTTGATATGACGAGTAGTTTTGTGAGAAAAGCTGCTCTTATAGCCATGCATAAACTGGAGCAGAAGCCCAAACTggagaagaaggagaaaagGAAGATGCCAGAAAAAGAAGAATACAAAACAGTCCCCGAAAAATCACATGAAGAACGGGAGGCTGCAAAGAAG GACTCTGCTGCGTCCAGCGTTCCCTCCTTTGAAGACCATGTAAAAATAAGCACAGAGCTTGCCG tCATTGGAAATAAGCATGCGAGTGCTGGAGACTTTAATATGGCTGTGAAGTATTTCACAGATGCAATTAAGCACAACCCTAAAGAGTTTAA GCTATTTGGAAATCGGTCCTTCTGTTTTGAGAAGTTGCAAGAATACGAGAAGGCGTTAATGGATGCAGAGTTGTCGCTTGGCATATGTCCAGGTTGGGATAAAGGCCTGTATAGGAAGGGAAGAGCTCTGGCTGGTCTAAAG AGGTATGAGGAAGCTGCCCTGGCCTTCACGGAAGTTCTCAAACTGGACAGTTCGTGTGCAGAAGCTGCGCAGGAGCTGATGCGTGTGCAGATAACACAGCTAATG GAGTTCGGTTTTACTCGAGAGCAGAGCTCAAATGCTTTAATAATTCATGGGACGGTTAAAAAAGCACTAGAAGTGCTGTCTAAGTTAAACGATCGACCAG GAGCTCTTCCGAACGGCTCTCTCCCACCTGTTCAAGTAGCAAATGTCACTGGAGTGTCTCCAATCCTTTCAGCCAACACAATCGCTGCACCTGCTGCCGCTGTGCGTCCTGCTCAGTCCAAGGATGCGCTGAAAAAAACACTTATGAACAAACCTTTGGGCGCAGTCCAGAATACATCTGCTGCTCAGAGTCAATCAAAGCCTATTCTTACTCAGCCCATGAAGGCCAGCAACGGCGTTAATCGACCATCACT GGAGCTGTTTCCAGTTTGGGTGGGAAACCTGAATTTCCCAGTAACCGACTCCATGCTTGCAAACCTGTTTAACAA GGTCGGGGTCGTCTATAGCGTCAAGGTTTTGACTGCCAAACGATGTGCCTTTGTTAACTATACAAAACAAGAACATTGTGATGAAGCAATCCGACGTTTTCAT GGCTTTGAGCTGAATCACAACAAGCTCGCTGTCAGGTATCCGGACAGGATTCCTGCAGGCTTGGGTATTTCCAGATCTGCCCTGAGAGCTGATGACCTGCCAGATTAG
- the LOC101470426 gene encoding uncharacterized protein LOC101470426 isoform X2: MWRTVLGMFEGRPHMQRIIRCGLLGIDYDDDLDDPGNDDYVTGSWSHDFHGYPANRLRSSSAVYQPVYPSARNSSCPSPLRFQTKEHDAERKARLLEESKKMKDKAEKKRLKKRKQKERKRLEKLEKDKLNPEKNEEGKDDAEEGEAVNDEHRANNNTSVKPQASAKDTDSSDSSDVSSDEDGNSKNDSGDSEELDMTSSFVRKAALIAMHKLEQKPKLEKKEKRKMPEKEEYKTVPEKSHEEREAAKKDSAASSVPSFEDHVKISTELAVIGNKHASAGDFNMAVKYFTDAIKHNPKEFKLFGNRSFCFEKLQEYEKALMDAELSLGICPGWDKGLYRKGRALAGLKRYEEAALAFTEVLKLDSSCAEAAQELMRVQITQLMEFGFTREQSSNALIIHGTVKKALEVLSKLNDRPGALPNGSLPPVQVANVTGVSPILSANTIAAPAAAVRPAQSKDALKKTLMNKPLGAVQNTSAAQSQSKPILTQPMKASNGVNRPSLELFPVWVGNLNFPVTDSMLANLFNKVGVVYSVKVLTAKRCAFVNYTKQEHCDEAIRRFHGFELNHNKLAVRYPDRIPAGLGISRSALRADDLPD, translated from the exons ATGTGG AGAACTGTTTTAGGGATGTTTGAAGGACGTCCTCATATGCAAAGAATAATAAGATGTGGCCTTCTTG GTATTGACTACGATGACGATCTAGACGACCCAGGCAATGATGATTATGTTACCGGTAGTTGGAGTCATGATTTCCATGGATACCCTGCAAACCGCCTGAGGTCATCCAGCGCTGTATATCAGCCTGTATACCCTTCAGCCCGTAATTCTTCTTGCCCGTCCCCTTTAAGATTTCAGACAAAGGAGCAC GATGCTGAGAGAAAAGCCAGATTATTAGAAGAatctaaaaaaatgaaagacaaaGCTGAGAAGAAGCGGCTTAAGAAACGG AAACAGAAGGAAAGGAAACGTctcgagaagctggagaaggaCAAGCTGAACCCTGAAAAAAACGAGGAG GGAAAAGATGATGCAGAGGAGGGTGAAGCTGTTAATGATGAACACAGAGCCAATAACAATACTAGTGTTAAACCGCAGGCCTCAGCCAAAGATACAGACAGCAGTGACAGTAGCGACGTTTCCAGTGATGAAGACGGCAACTCCAAGAACGACTCAGGCGACTCAGAG GAACTTGATATGACGAGTAGTTTTGTGAGAAAAGCTGCTCTTATAGCCATGCATAAACTGGAGCAGAAGCCCAAACTggagaagaaggagaaaagGAAGATGCCAGAAAAAGAAGAATACAAAACAGTCCCCGAAAAATCACATGAAGAACGGGAGGCTGCAAAGAAG GACTCTGCTGCGTCCAGCGTTCCCTCCTTTGAAGACCATGTAAAAATAAGCACAGAGCTTGCCG tCATTGGAAATAAGCATGCGAGTGCTGGAGACTTTAATATGGCTGTGAAGTATTTCACAGATGCAATTAAGCACAACCCTAAAGAGTTTAA GCTATTTGGAAATCGGTCCTTCTGTTTTGAGAAGTTGCAAGAATACGAGAAGGCGTTAATGGATGCAGAGTTGTCGCTTGGCATATGTCCAGGTTGGGATAAAGGCCTGTATAGGAAGGGAAGAGCTCTGGCTGGTCTAAAG AGGTATGAGGAAGCTGCCCTGGCCTTCACGGAAGTTCTCAAACTGGACAGTTCGTGTGCAGAAGCTGCGCAGGAGCTGATGCGTGTGCAGATAACACAGCTAATG GAGTTCGGTTTTACTCGAGAGCAGAGCTCAAATGCTTTAATAATTCATGGGACGGTTAAAAAAGCACTAGAAGTGCTGTCTAAGTTAAACGATCGACCAG GAGCTCTTCCGAACGGCTCTCTCCCACCTGTTCAAGTAGCAAATGTCACTGGAGTGTCTCCAATCCTTTCAGCCAACACAATCGCTGCACCTGCTGCCGCTGTGCGTCCTGCTCAGTCCAAGGATGCGCTGAAAAAAACACTTATGAACAAACCTTTGGGCGCAGTCCAGAATACATCTGCTGCTCAGAGTCAATCAAAGCCTATTCTTACTCAGCCCATGAAGGCCAGCAACGGCGTTAATCGACCATCACT GGAGCTGTTTCCAGTTTGGGTGGGAAACCTGAATTTCCCAGTAACCGACTCCATGCTTGCAAACCTGTTTAACAA GGTCGGGGTCGTCTATAGCGTCAAGGTTTTGACTGCCAAACGATGTGCCTTTGTTAACTATACAAAACAAGAACATTGTGATGAAGCAATCCGACGTTTTCAT GGCTTTGAGCTGAATCACAACAAGCTCGCTGTCAGGTATCCGGACAGGATTCCTGCAGGCTTGGGTATTTCCAGATCTGCCCTGAGAGCTGATGACCTGCCAGATTAG